The Asterias amurensis chromosome 21, ASM3211899v1 genome has a segment encoding these proteins:
- the LOC139953206 gene encoding vitamin K-dependent gamma-carboxylase-like — MAEVSKKKGDISDPKSNHGNTKVDVDQQSSMKRLLGFELSDVNSWGRFVRFMNSPRDPAGLGVLRITYGILMLIDIPQERGMSMIDTRFGDPMTCHFPLFNFLRPLPVDWMYVVYLVMLAGALGILLGAFYRLSCLLFIIPYWYIFFLDKTVWNNHSYLYGLISFQLLFYDANRFWSIDSLRNPKLKNAHVPLWNYSMIRTQIFLVYFLAGLKKIDADWLFGYSMDSLANHWVFDPFKMFLTVRQVDVLIVHIGGFLLDLTVGFWLFFDRTRPFAFFFCGSFHVMNSQIFSIGMFPFAMLFTMPVFCYADWPRSLLSRLPSFLSTRLLPPQESQQRSDHCVYPLEIKEKEVTKEVKEIKSKDTKEKKPKMETNKDGRPGLFHHLTSCFFILYIAIQLFLPYSHFLTKGYNNWTQGLYGYSWDMMVHSWHTQHVKLHFMDMETGEEGYLKTEFFSPRNGRWASHADMIKQLGVCVSERLKTHGFEKPALYLDVWKSMNGRFQQRMWDPRVDIVTAPWSPFEEVTWRLPLLTELSDWRDKVEHLEKDIEEKQMDVTFVADFPGLHLENFVSEDFGNTTLEVLNGEVVVELVDVRKNVSLKVGGKMQIPAGQFHNVYTISSTPSCYMYIFVNTTAVAFGKDVEVFLEKHFAGKELNVGPDNRFITDDLDLNMSDPMVPVILDHLNEANQVIKRKNSTMLQKSKRFFQKKVTMMSQTLQQTARALGHVFFGMDSVVTRVIPPQDSQETHHENMHSGGEL, encoded by the exons ATGGCGGAGGTATCAAAGAAAAAAGGAGATATTTCAGATCCCAAGAGTAACCATGGCAACACCAAAGTGGACGTTGATCAACAAAGCAGCATGAAGCGACTACTAGGGTTTGAGTTGTCCGATGTCAACAGCTGGGGGCGCTTTGTGCGTTTCATGAACTCTCCGCGGGATCCAGCTGGGTTAGGGGTCCTCAGAATCACATACG GTATTTTAATGCTGATCGATATTCCTCAAGAGAGAGGAATGTCCATGATTGACACTCGCTTCGGGGATCCCATGACGTGCCATTTTCCCCTCTTCAATTTCCTTCGTCCTCTGCCAGTAGACTGGATGTACGTTGTGTACCTCGTCATGCTTGCTG GTGCACTTGGCATCCTACTAGGTGCCTTCTACCGTCTCAGCTGCCTGCTCTTCATCATTCCATACTGGTATATCTTCTTCTTAGATAAGACAGTTTGGAATAACCATTCTTATCTCTACGGGCTGATCAGCTTTCAGTTGCTGTTTTATGATGCCAATAGATTCTG GTCCATTGATAGCCTGAGAAATCCCAAACTTAAGAATGCCCATGTTCCTCTTTGGAATTACTCCATGATCCGGACACAG ATATTCTTGGTGTATTTCCTCGCTGGCTTAAAGAAGATTGATGCTGATTGGTTATTTGGATACTCCATGGACTCACTAGCCAATCATTGGGTTTTTGATCCATTCAA GATGTTTCTAACCGTCCGCCAGGTGGATGTATTGATTGTACACATTGGAGGTTTCCTGCTGGATCTTACAGTCGGCTTCTGGCTATTCTTTGATCGTACTCGTCCCTTTGCGTTCTTCTTCTGCGGGAGTTTTCATGTTATGAATTCTCAGATTTTCAGTATCG GTATGTTCCCTTTTGCGATGCTGTTCACCATGCCGGTGTTCTGCTATGCTGATTGGCCAAGGTCTCTCCTCTCCCGCCTACCATCTTTTCTGAGCACACGGCTCCTCCCACCCCAAGAGAGTCAGCAGAGAAGTGACCACTGTGTGTACCCATTGGAGATCAAGGAAAAG GAGGTGACCAAAGAAGTCAAAGAAATCAAATCTAAAGACACAAAGGAGAAGAAACCCAAGATGGAGACGAACAAAGATGGACGTCCCGGTCTCTTCCATCATCTGACGAGTTGTTTCTTCATCCTCTACATCGCAATTCAGCTTTTCTTGCCTTACTCTCACTTCCTAACAAAG GGTTATAACAACTGGACCCAAGGTCTTTATGGGTACTCCTGGGATATGATGGTACACAGCTGGCATACACAGCACGTCAAGCTTCACTTCATGGACATGGAGACAGGTGAAGAGGGATACTTGAAGACTGAG TTTTTCAGTCCGAGGAACGGTCGTTGGGCGAGTCATGCCGATATGATCAAGCAGTTGGGTGTGTGCGTCTCTGAGAGACTAAAGACCCATGGGTTTGAGAAGCCTGCCCTCTATCTGGATGTTTGGAAATCAATGAACGGACGCTTCCAACAAAG AATGTGGGATCCCCGTGTTGACATCGTCACTGCTCCCTGGTCACCGTTTGAGGAAGTCACATGGCGTCTACCCCTACTGACGGAGCTCTCTGATTGGAGGGACAAAGTAGAGCATCTTGAAAAGGacattgaagaaaaacaaatggatGTCACATTTGTTGCCGATTTTCCAg GGTTACATTTAGAGAACTTTGTGAGTGAAGATTTTGGGAACACCACCCTGGAGGTTCTAAATGGAGAGGTAGTAGTTGAGCTGGTCGATGTGAGGAAAAATGTTTCCCTTAAAGTTGGAGGAAAAATGCAG ATTCCTGCTGGTCAATTCCATAACGTCTACACCATCTCTTCAACTCCatcttgctacatgtacatcttcgTCAACACTACGGCCGTCGCCTTCGGTAAAGACGTTGAGGTATTCTTAGAAAAACACTTTGCTGGTAAAGAATTGAACGTCGGTCCTGATAATCGCTTCATCACAG ATGATCTTGATTTGAACATGTCCGATCCCATGGTACCCGTCATCTTGGATCATCTTAACGAAGCCAATCAAGTCATCAAGAGAAAGAATTCCACAATGTTGCAAAAATCTAAACGCTTCTTCCAGAAGAAGGTTACAATGATGTCTCAGAC ATTACAACAGACTGCCCGAGCTCTTGGCCATGTCTTCTTTGGTATGGACTCGGTTGTCACTCGAGTGATACCACCGCAGGACTCGCAGGAAACGCATCATGAAAACATGCATTCTGGGGGTGAACTTTAG